A genomic window from Limisphaerales bacterium includes:
- a CDS encoding cytochrome c: MSEDFSNVNEQNEPSSGGAQMPMGIFIGLILLGYIGCYKVDQLNANFAANVHAPFSEPDEVASLAPSAQELLVARGKQIYAKNCVACHQANGAGSGTDIPPLAGSEWVKGDPATIVAIVQKGLIGPISVAGKNYGAGTMTPAGETLSADALAAVISFVRTEWGNGGDIISADVVNAARKSVNDSGQSGQWTVEGLKAAGFAIPE, encoded by the coding sequence ATGAGCGAAGATTTTTCCAACGTGAACGAGCAAAACGAACCCAGCAGCGGGGGCGCGCAAATGCCGATGGGGATTTTCATTGGGCTCATCCTGCTCGGCTACATCGGCTGTTACAAAGTGGATCAGTTGAATGCAAACTTCGCGGCTAACGTGCACGCGCCGTTTAGCGAGCCGGATGAAGTGGCTTCGCTCGCGCCTTCCGCCCAGGAATTATTGGTGGCGCGTGGCAAACAAATCTATGCCAAAAATTGCGTGGCCTGTCACCAAGCCAATGGCGCGGGCTCGGGCACTGATATCCCACCGCTGGCGGGTTCCGAATGGGTGAAGGGCGATCCGGCAACGATTGTGGCGATCGTGCAAAAGGGATTGATCGGACCAATCTCCGTGGCCGGTAAAAACTATGGAGCGGGGACGATGACCCCTGCCGGCGAAACGCTTAGCGCGGATGCATTAGCCGCTGTGATTTCTTTTGTGCGCACCGAATGGGGCAATGGTGGAGACATCATCAGCGCCGACGTGGTCAATGCCGCCCGCAAATCTGTAAACGACAGTGGCCAAAGCGGGCAATGGACGGTGGAGGGTTTGAAGGCCGCCGGATTCGCAATTCCGGAGTAG
- a CDS encoding neutral/alkaline non-lysosomal ceramidase N-terminal domain-containing protein — protein MAKRLCQTVLRLGASGMIHWLALFLFLLCPLQLLRAAHFSIAPFTADVTVPIGHGMMGGLWQAKNVADPLYAKGVVLLGGQRPVVFVSVDWCEIRNAAFDRWREVLAKAAGTTRDYVLVSAIHQHEAPVADLEAQRMLARLKLKGSICDLKFHETAVQRVAAAVRAAMNNPTPITHLGLGQAKVEKIASNRRYVLPDGKVSFGRGSASGRNVLAANAPEGVIDPWLKTMSFWNGDQPLAALSGYATHPMSYYRTGEISSDFPGLARARRQKDTPGCLQIYFSGASGNVTAGKYNTGARTNRAVLANRLYDGMAAAWKNTKRQSLTKMGVRIAPVKFAPRNHKGFTEADYLAKLKPGVDPWQQCLAAMGLSWRRRCERGQPVEIPIVDFGPAMLLLLPGESYVEFQLAAQRLAKNTFVLVAGYGESGTGYVPTAKHWQEKDGNLHDWCWVHPGAEEALLNALARGMHRKK, from the coding sequence TTGGCAAAACGGCTTTGCCAAACCGTGCTGCGTCTGGGAGCATCCGGCATGATCCATTGGCTGGCGCTTTTTCTATTTCTCCTGTGCCCTTTGCAATTGCTTCGCGCGGCGCATTTTTCCATCGCTCCCTTCACCGCGGACGTCACGGTGCCCATCGGTCATGGGATGATGGGTGGATTGTGGCAGGCGAAAAACGTGGCCGATCCGTTGTATGCAAAAGGTGTGGTGTTGCTGGGCGGACAAAGGCCGGTGGTATTCGTCTCGGTTGATTGGTGCGAAATTCGCAATGCCGCCTTTGATCGTTGGCGCGAAGTATTGGCCAAAGCCGCCGGGACAACGCGCGATTACGTGTTGGTCAGCGCCATTCATCAGCACGAGGCACCTGTGGCAGATCTCGAGGCACAACGGATGCTGGCCCGTCTCAAACTGAAGGGCAGCATCTGTGATTTAAAGTTTCATGAAACCGCCGTGCAACGCGTGGCGGCGGCAGTGCGGGCGGCGATGAACAATCCAACCCCGATCACACACCTCGGGCTGGGGCAGGCGAAAGTGGAAAAGATTGCCTCCAACCGGCGTTACGTTTTGCCCGATGGCAAGGTGAGCTTTGGTCGCGGCAGCGCGAGTGGCCGCAATGTGTTGGCGGCTAATGCCCCGGAGGGCGTCATTGATCCGTGGCTGAAGACGATGAGTTTCTGGAATGGCGATCAACCGCTTGCCGCGCTCAGCGGTTATGCGACCCATCCGATGAGTTATTATCGCACGGGCGAAATTTCATCGGATTTCCCCGGGTTGGCGCGGGCGCGGCGGCAGAAAGATACGCCGGGTTGTCTGCAAATTTATTTCAGTGGCGCCAGTGGCAATGTGACTGCCGGCAAATACAATACCGGCGCGCGCACGAATCGTGCTGTGCTGGCTAACCGGCTCTACGACGGGATGGCGGCGGCGTGGAAGAACACGAAACGACAGTCGTTGACGAAAATGGGGGTGCGCATTGCGCCGGTGAAGTTTGCCCCGCGAAATCACAAGGGATTCACGGAGGCGGATTATCTGGCCAAACTTAAGCCCGGTGTGGATCCGTGGCAGCAATGTTTGGCGGCAATGGGACTGAGCTGGCGTCGGCGGTGCGAGCGTGGTCAACCGGTGGAAATTCCCATTGTGGATTTTGGTCCGGCGATGTTGCTGTTGTTGCCGGGTGAGAGTTATGTGGAGTTCCAATTAGCGGCACAACGGTTGGCCAAAAACACCTTCGTGCTGGTGGCCGGCTATGGTGAGAGCGGCACGGGTTATGTGCCCACGGCAAAACACTGGCAGGAAAAAGACGGCAATCTGCACGACTGGTGCTGGGTGCACCCAGGTGCGGAGGAGGCGCTGCTCAACGCGTTGGCGCGCGGGATGCACAGGAAAAAGTAG
- a CDS encoding cytochrome c yields MSHETPQTETTDAARPSWATHELAALALTVVLAVWVVAKWGATVQPVADTERGEKRAEELAKLHAADEKVLNNFGVADESLKRYRIPIQNAMTLVAELGAENISKEVAVRTAPPSELKLVEIPDPDFLADVSELDNPGLITQGKILFQTRICFTCHQTDPAVPAPAGLALKAPNFIGDFWGKERLVHKGMGGPLERVIMGPGYFAESVSATGSGARVVKGAVSPMPPPPPVTEEEVKALMAYVRSLSAE; encoded by the coding sequence ATGAGCCACGAAACACCACAAACTGAAACCACCGATGCCGCGCGCCCCAGTTGGGCCACGCACGAGTTGGCGGCGTTGGCGCTTACGGTGGTGCTCGCCGTGTGGGTGGTCGCCAAATGGGGCGCAACGGTGCAGCCGGTGGCAGACACCGAGCGTGGCGAAAAACGCGCAGAAGAATTGGCCAAGCTGCACGCTGCAGATGAAAAAGTGCTCAACAATTTTGGGGTCGCGGATGAATCGCTCAAGCGCTATCGCATCCCCATCCAAAACGCGATGACATTGGTGGCTGAATTGGGTGCTGAAAATATTTCAAAAGAAGTTGCCGTACGCACTGCGCCTCCGTCGGAATTGAAATTGGTGGAAATTCCGGATCCGGATTTTTTGGCGGATGTCTCGGAGTTGGACAACCCCGGTCTCATCACGCAAGGCAAGATACTGTTTCAGACCAGGATTTGTTTTACCTGTCACCAGACTGATCCGGCCGTACCCGCGCCTGCGGGGTTGGCTCTTAAAGCACCCAATTTCATCGGGGATTTTTGGGGCAAGGAACGGTTGGTGCACAAAGGCATGGGCGGCCCGCTGGAGCGGGTAATAATGGGGCCGGGATATTTTGCGGAGTCCGTTTCGGCAACAGGCTCGGGTGCGCGCGTGGTCAAGGGTGCGGTCAGCCCGATGCCGCCGCCGCCGCCGGTGACGGAAGAAGAAGTGAAAGCGCTGATGGCCTACGTGCGCAGTTTGAGCGCGGAATAA
- a CDS encoding cbb3-type cytochrome c oxidase subunit II, translated as MNKAPWIFLGVLFTLSLSWWGMVFGPSVQLAGQSADKGDGTAVLHRVGLAKQGEQVYRENGCYYCHTRTATGGEFGYELRLTQLGDDREITDEVLGDSVKEGDDNHRLINLAFAFKTVAKSRKAVVDASQAATEAKDEEKAELEAAAADAENALASAYASFKTTFTNAASGISDQKGKDNLLFAAYGLSGVELKEKSVMTRLGMGEQIVEANKKIADEAVIKLTDGTAKWNARINPKSAVRLKDLVRGLKTRAGAQFKLQPVVIKWPDVQNGVALRQSVSRDFMHDAHAMPGVMRLGPDLANAGGKPALVKANQFYLHLYQPRLISEKSAMPPYRYLFRKVKLNAGEAAPDNALKHADLEEGYAIIPTEKAEALFEFLKSLRTDALPEAPLVDNPQPVNDQ; from the coding sequence ATGAACAAAGCCCCGTGGATTTTCTTGGGTGTGCTTTTCACGCTGAGCCTTTCGTGGTGGGGAATGGTGTTTGGCCCCTCCGTACAGCTCGCCGGGCAATCGGCGGATAAAGGAGACGGCACGGCAGTGTTGCATCGTGTGGGGCTCGCCAAACAGGGCGAACAGGTGTACCGCGAAAACGGCTGTTATTATTGCCACACCCGCACGGCCACCGGCGGCGAGTTCGGCTACGAATTGCGTCTTACGCAGCTGGGTGATGATCGCGAAATTACCGACGAGGTTTTAGGTGATTCCGTTAAAGAAGGAGATGATAATCATCGATTGATTAATTTGGCGTTTGCTTTCAAAACCGTTGCGAAATCCAGGAAAGCAGTCGTCGACGCCAGCCAAGCAGCAACCGAAGCCAAGGATGAAGAGAAGGCGGAATTGGAAGCCGCCGCCGCAGACGCGGAGAATGCATTAGCTTCCGCATACGCTTCGTTCAAAACCACCTTTACCAACGCTGCCTCGGGGATCAGTGACCAGAAGGGGAAAGATAATCTGTTGTTTGCCGCGTACGGATTGTCGGGCGTTGAGTTGAAAGAAAAAAGCGTGATGACGCGGCTGGGCATGGGCGAGCAAATTGTTGAGGCTAACAAAAAAATTGCCGATGAAGCAGTGATCAAGCTCACTGACGGAACCGCCAAATGGAATGCACGCATCAATCCGAAAAGCGCGGTGCGGTTGAAAGATTTGGTGCGTGGATTAAAAACCCGCGCCGGCGCACAGTTTAAGCTCCAACCGGTGGTTATCAAATGGCCGGATGTGCAAAACGGCGTGGCCTTAAGGCAGTCTGTTTCACGCGATTTTATGCACGATGCCCACGCGATGCCGGGCGTGATGCGGCTGGGGCCGGACCTCGCCAATGCAGGCGGCAAGCCGGCGCTTGTGAAAGCAAATCAATTTTATCTTCACCTGTATCAGCCGCGCCTCATCAGTGAAAAATCGGCGATGCCGCCGTATCGTTATTTGTTCCGCAAAGTAAAACTCAACGCCGGTGAAGCCGCGCCGGACAATGCGTTGAAGCACGCGGACTTGGAGGAAGGCTACGCCATCATCCCCACCGAAAAAGCGGAGGCGTTATTTGAATTTTTGAAAAGCCTCCGCACCGACGCGCTTCCCGAAGCGCCCCTCGTGGATAACCCACAACCGGTTAACGACCAATGA
- a CDS encoding sigma-70 family RNA polymerase sigma factor — MNLPHIGQLQDGDSEAWDVVFNWLWPKSLNISSQILGPIAPADVEDVAIEAFTHLFRKMHKIQSTERLPSLMVVITKNCARSHLRKLSATKRGYFNTVPMNSVLEEEILVDDGNPLESMKNRELFDLLEHIRMELPGRTARFIQEYYLKGLSHRDIAARYGLPVSTVSSRICHGLRTLREALEKKSIFFNDLPSRMRIN, encoded by the coding sequence ATGAACCTGCCTCACATCGGACAATTGCAAGATGGCGATTCGGAGGCGTGGGACGTGGTATTCAATTGGCTTTGGCCCAAATCCCTCAATATTTCCAGCCAGATTTTGGGGCCTATTGCGCCGGCCGATGTCGAAGATGTGGCGATTGAGGCATTCACCCACTTGTTCCGGAAAATGCACAAGATACAATCCACCGAAAGATTACCCTCCTTGATGGTGGTGATTACCAAGAATTGCGCCCGAAGCCACCTTCGCAAACTGAGTGCGACCAAACGTGGATACTTCAATACCGTCCCCATGAACAGTGTGTTGGAGGAAGAGATACTCGTCGATGATGGAAATCCATTGGAATCCATGAAAAACCGCGAATTATTCGATTTGCTCGAACACATCCGAATGGAATTACCCGGTCGAACCGCCCGATTCATTCAGGAATACTACCTAAAAGGCCTCTCCCATCGGGATATCGCGGCCCGCTATGGTTTGCCTGTTTCGACCGTAAGCAGCCGTATTTGCCATGGTTTACGGACATTGCGCGAAGCATTAGAAAAAAAATCTATTTTTTTCAACGATTTGCCCTCTAGAATGCGTATTAATTAA
- a CDS encoding CHAT domain-containing protein, which produces MRLSRHILLLLALALPCEAAEPLSPAEISELRAQRKTLSQEATVNFNKKNYRDAIPLLEECNRIQEKIGELNTPNTAVFFLYLGVAHSGLNAAQEARRAHEASLTIAGQCAKAGIKIPNTIFTSNWLALGRIHRNRGELTRALPYLQQYYQTKAKTLPAGHLTLLISAGALADVYRDLRHYPEAVALLQKNLPAAQATLPADSIRLARLQLRMAENLINLGRHQESTKHLQSGLKILEKQPAGIDLIITLTVQASLHLARSEDAKVMPLYQRSQTILAALNEPKHPMHANLLSLISRQQLRQGNFVEALKTVNRAVQQVANTQGKTHPRFAQMLSDQAKIFDGIGQADRAFSLYQEALQIYTLTHGPENAILCASLQNLAQLHQRKGQFPQALKLLKRAQAIAQKTLGADHEETALILASLAELRVAMHDLPAAEPLLDRSLEIHKKWYGPDHARTLAIRGERAFLMEMNKKIADAHAEYTLIRKIQIADHTPQATHQPARIRNLMRLARTAGELGRRDEAADLYGNVLTLTRQRLGPEHREVATVLSNLARMHFQFKEYPIATECQQKALQLLRKLKLENDPEFLIHLGNLAEFHRQNQEPELQLNVLTEMLTRQQSHFQQVLGQLSEATALKYLHSQQTSITLFQSACAAAAAHSPKAVRLGADQLTLSKASLEEIRWAQSRIRTLGTTRTNGISQLTERITRLQLRLKALERRPNQKPEALAETIRQRATLEAELRTAKANLARLITKSDAQLARQLAANSAQLKDLARQLPARGVLIDFVRYRQLATDDLPAHSRYAAYLTFPPPPEPDTLPNVKRLDLGPAAPIDQAITELHRLMYQKLIAPRQLDPVLATLSQLIGQPLWKATRDAEHLLICPDAQLGRLPFELLKTGNKFWLDHKIISYLSSGRELARLTKTIEERGPSESKPTPAVVLGAVEFGSPKPPLKTDLHFRPLPHSIPETHAIAQALGKDTLLLTGTEASEARLKKITHPSVLHLSSHAVYFRSRPAIEFPAGESPSLHAHNPLLRCGIALAGINHLTARPIGMADDGLFTGLEAAQLNLHGTELVILSACESSVGEIHAGEGVISLRRAFRIAGAEAVLASHWPVSNAATQSLMKNFMAHWQSGVPRAEALRRAQRELRQNEDTASPYFWAAFTLTGQWR; this is translated from the coding sequence GTGAGGTTGTCCCGTCACATCCTGCTGCTGCTAGCTTTGGCCCTGCCGTGTGAGGCGGCTGAGCCCCTGTCTCCTGCGGAAATCTCAGAACTTCGAGCCCAACGCAAAACCCTCAGCCAAGAGGCGACAGTCAATTTCAACAAAAAAAATTATCGCGACGCCATTCCGCTGCTCGAGGAATGCAACCGTATTCAGGAAAAAATCGGTGAACTCAACACCCCCAATACCGCCGTTTTTTTCCTGTACCTTGGGGTCGCGCACTCGGGGCTGAACGCGGCGCAGGAAGCGCGGCGCGCGCACGAAGCCAGCCTTACCATCGCCGGCCAATGCGCCAAAGCCGGCATAAAAATTCCGAACACGATCTTCACTTCCAACTGGCTTGCACTTGGCCGTATTCACCGCAACCGTGGCGAGCTGACCCGCGCCCTGCCCTATCTGCAACAATATTATCAAACCAAAGCCAAGACGTTGCCCGCCGGCCATCTCACCCTGCTCATCTCCGCCGGCGCGCTCGCCGATGTGTACCGCGACCTCCGCCACTATCCCGAGGCAGTCGCGCTATTGCAAAAAAACCTGCCCGCCGCACAAGCCACTTTGCCGGCGGATTCTATCCGGTTGGCGCGGTTGCAATTACGAATGGCTGAAAACCTCATCAATCTCGGCCGACATCAGGAATCCACCAAGCATCTCCAATCCGGCCTGAAGATTTTGGAAAAACAACCGGCCGGCATCGACCTGATCATCACACTCACCGTGCAAGCCTCACTCCACCTTGCGCGCAGCGAGGATGCCAAGGTGATGCCGCTTTATCAACGCTCCCAAACAATTCTCGCCGCCCTCAACGAGCCCAAGCACCCGATGCACGCCAATCTGTTGTCCCTCATCAGCCGTCAACAACTCAGGCAGGGAAACTTCGTTGAAGCCCTCAAAACGGTTAACCGGGCCGTGCAGCAAGTCGCCAATACCCAAGGCAAAACCCATCCGCGCTTCGCCCAGATGCTATCCGACCAAGCCAAAATCTTTGATGGAATCGGACAAGCCGACCGCGCCTTTTCCCTGTATCAGGAAGCACTTCAGATTTATACCCTCACCCACGGGCCCGAGAACGCCATCCTTTGCGCCTCACTGCAAAACCTCGCCCAGCTTCATCAGCGCAAAGGGCAATTCCCGCAGGCACTCAAACTCCTCAAACGCGCGCAGGCAATCGCCCAAAAAACGCTGGGCGCCGATCATGAGGAAACCGCGCTCATCCTTGCCTCGTTGGCCGAGCTGCGCGTAGCGATGCACGACCTTCCTGCGGCCGAGCCGCTGCTCGATCGTAGTTTGGAAATCCACAAAAAATGGTATGGCCCCGACCACGCTCGCACGCTGGCCATCCGCGGCGAGCGCGCGTTTTTGATGGAAATGAATAAGAAAATAGCCGACGCCCACGCAGAATACACCCTCATCCGGAAAATCCAAATTGCCGATCACACCCCGCAGGCAACACATCAGCCCGCCCGGATCCGAAACCTGATGCGCCTCGCTCGCACCGCCGGCGAGCTGGGTCGGCGCGATGAAGCGGCCGATCTTTACGGCAACGTGCTCACCCTCACCCGTCAGCGCCTCGGCCCCGAACACCGCGAAGTGGCCACCGTGCTCAGCAACCTCGCCCGAATGCATTTTCAATTTAAAGAATATCCGATCGCCACCGAGTGCCAACAGAAAGCCCTTCAGCTGCTCCGCAAACTCAAACTGGAAAACGATCCGGAATTCCTCATCCACCTCGGCAACCTCGCCGAATTCCACCGGCAAAACCAAGAGCCCGAACTCCAGCTCAACGTGCTCACCGAAATGTTAACCCGCCAGCAATCCCATTTCCAACAAGTACTTGGCCAATTGAGCGAAGCCACCGCCCTCAAATACCTGCACAGCCAACAAACCAGTATCACGCTGTTCCAATCCGCCTGTGCTGCCGCCGCGGCCCATTCACCCAAAGCCGTGCGCCTCGGGGCCGACCAGCTCACCCTCAGCAAAGCCAGCCTCGAGGAAATTCGCTGGGCCCAAAGCCGCATCCGCACCCTGGGCACCACCCGCACCAACGGGATTTCCCAACTGACCGAACGCATCACCCGCCTGCAACTGCGCCTGAAGGCACTGGAACGCCGACCGAATCAAAAGCCCGAAGCCCTAGCCGAAACCATCCGCCAACGCGCCACACTGGAAGCCGAACTTCGCACGGCCAAAGCCAACCTCGCCCGCCTCATAACCAAAAGCGACGCCCAACTCGCCCGCCAACTCGCCGCCAATTCCGCGCAACTCAAAGATCTGGCCCGCCAACTTCCCGCGCGCGGGGTGCTTATCGATTTTGTTCGCTACCGGCAGCTCGCCACTGATGATCTGCCCGCCCACTCCCGCTATGCCGCCTACCTCACCTTTCCCCCACCGCCCGAGCCCGACACCCTCCCCAATGTTAAACGCCTCGACCTCGGCCCCGCCGCGCCCATCGACCAGGCCATCACCGAATTGCACCGTTTAATGTATCAAAAACTTATCGCGCCCCGGCAACTTGATCCCGTCCTCGCCACCCTCAGCCAGCTCATCGGTCAACCCCTCTGGAAAGCCACCCGCGACGCCGAACACCTGCTCATTTGCCCCGACGCCCAACTGGGACGATTGCCCTTCGAACTGCTCAAAACCGGCAACAAATTTTGGCTTGATCATAAAATCATCAGTTACCTTAGCAGCGGTCGTGAACTGGCGCGATTGACAAAGACCATCGAGGAGCGCGGGCCATCCGAAAGCAAACCCACCCCCGCCGTCGTGCTCGGCGCCGTTGAATTTGGTTCGCCCAAGCCACCTCTTAAAACCGACCTCCACTTCCGGCCCCTGCCCCATTCAATACCCGAAACCCACGCCATCGCGCAGGCCCTCGGGAAAGACACCCTCTTGCTCACCGGCACCGAAGCGAGCGAAGCGCGCCTCAAGAAAATCACCCACCCGAGCGTACTCCATCTTTCCTCACACGCAGTTTACTTTCGCAGCCGGCCCGCAATCGAATTCCCCGCGGGCGAATCCCCGAGCCTCCACGCCCATAATCCACTGCTCCGTTGCGGGATCGCCCTCGCCGGCATCAACCATCTTACCGCCCGCCCCATTGGCATGGCCGATGACGGGCTCTTTACTGGATTGGAAGCCGCACAACTCAATTTACACGGAACCGAGCTGGTCATCCTCAGCGCCTGCGAAAGTTCCGTGGGCGAAATTCACGCCGGCGAAGGGGTGATATCACTCCGGCGCGCCTTCCGGATCGCCGGCGCCGAAGCGGTGCTCGCCAGTCATTGGCCCGTGAGCAACGCCGCCACGCAATCGCTGATGAAAAATTTCATGGCCCACTGGCAATCGGGCGTGCCGCGCGCCGAAGCCCTGCGCCGCGCCCAACGCGAATTACGCCAAAACGAAGACACTGCCAGCCCTTACTTTTGGGCCGCCTTCACCCTCACCGGCCAATGGCGCTGA
- a CDS encoding cytochrome c produces the protein MTVLATVSARADEKALIAKGKTLFLSKICFTCHQTDPAVPAPAGLALKAPAFLGEFWGTEREVALGLGGKVVKVKLDDKYFIESVKMPMAKVVKGALVPMPPPPPITDEDIAALMAYVKSLSKPEKK, from the coding sequence GTGACCGTACTTGCAACAGTGAGTGCGCGTGCGGATGAGAAAGCACTGATCGCCAAAGGCAAAACGTTGTTCCTGTCGAAGATTTGTTTTACCTGCCACCAAACAGATCCGGCCGTGCCGGCACCGGCGGGATTGGCGTTGAAGGCACCGGCATTTCTTGGCGAGTTTTGGGGCACGGAACGCGAAGTGGCGTTGGGCCTGGGTGGCAAAGTGGTGAAAGTGAAATTGGATGATAAATATTTTATCGAGTCGGTGAAAATGCCGATGGCCAAAGTGGTGAAAGGCGCGCTGGTGCCAATGCCGCCTCCCCCGCCCATTACCGATGAGGATATCGCGGCGCTGATGGCTTATGTAAAGAGCCTGAGCAAGCCTGAGAAAAAATAA
- a CDS encoding DUF2835 family protein, translating to MIRITVSIRLTTQQVENYYRGRTRWVIADAADGRTVQLPFKVLHPFISKDGIDGLFIVTTDQKHKFQAIDRLETKPRQNLDAEA from the coding sequence ATGATTCGAATCACCGTTTCCATCCGGCTCACGACCCAGCAGGTGGAAAATTATTATCGTGGCCGAACCCGTTGGGTCATCGCCGACGCCGCCGACGGGCGCACGGTACAGCTCCCCTTCAAAGTGCTGCACCCCTTCATCAGTAAAGACGGCATCGATGGATTGTTCATCGTCACCACCGACCAAAAACATAAATTCCAAGCCATTGACCGGTTGGAAACCAAGCCCCGTCAAAATCTCGACGCGGAGGCATAA
- a CDS encoding cbb3-type cytochrome c oxidase subunit I produces the protein MSELTDNIAPEATPEEINASCRWPVMFLFFSAALWLLKAAVIGVMGSFKLHMPEFLSDISFLTYGHLQANAWVAFLFGFGGNAGLGLTLWMLSRLRGAPLARPGFVIAGAVLWNVGVTAALVGITLGDQSGVAGLELPVYAGRVLLIGQAFIAFSAILTYFSRRHKQLYPSTWYLMAALIAFPWIVGTAHWLLAATPVRGAAQIPVGHWAATSLLQVWMGCLGLAAVLYFIPKIIGRELFSRQWAAFGFWMLLLLGGWVNLNSGSPLPVWQIKLSQLASGLFIFVVIAVGWNLRQTARGVPLLGSENVTLKFMGFALGAWVVSGLFTFCNVCPEWNAILQFTYANTALRQLFAWGFFAMAMLGGIYYVAPRLLGSNLDWPCGAQIIRVFQLNAVGVVIITLAGVGMAWGHGQALQQTGIDAAALQTKAIMPLRIAFLGEVLFMVSSLIFLGSLMCLLFRNCCGELSPMALWRQIREGDQNETVETEGSAQ, from the coding sequence ATGAGCGAGTTGACTGACAATATTGCACCCGAAGCGACGCCGGAGGAAATCAACGCCTCCTGCCGTTGGCCGGTGATGTTTCTGTTTTTCAGCGCGGCGCTTTGGCTTCTGAAAGCGGCGGTCATCGGTGTGATGGGTTCATTCAAACTGCATATGCCGGAATTTTTGTCCGACATTTCCTTTTTAACCTACGGCCATTTGCAGGCCAACGCGTGGGTGGCATTTCTCTTTGGCTTCGGCGGCAACGCGGGCCTCGGCCTCACGCTGTGGATGCTCAGCCGCTTGCGCGGCGCACCGTTGGCGCGGCCGGGCTTTGTCATTGCGGGTGCGGTGCTTTGGAATGTGGGTGTCACCGCCGCATTAGTGGGCATCACGTTGGGCGATCAAAGTGGTGTGGCAGGATTAGAACTGCCGGTGTACGCCGGTCGCGTGCTGTTGATTGGGCAGGCGTTCATCGCGTTCAGTGCGATCCTGACTTATTTCTCGCGCCGACACAAACAGCTCTACCCGAGCACGTGGTATTTAATGGCGGCGCTGATTGCTTTCCCTTGGATCGTTGGCACGGCGCATTGGTTGCTGGCGGCAACGCCTGTGCGCGGCGCGGCACAAATTCCCGTGGGCCATTGGGCGGCGACGAGTTTGCTACAGGTGTGGATGGGCTGTCTCGGCTTGGCGGCGGTGTTGTATTTTATCCCAAAAATTATCGGCCGCGAATTGTTCAGCCGCCAATGGGCGGCGTTTGGGTTTTGGATGTTGCTGCTTTTGGGCGGTTGGGTGAATTTGAATTCGGGTTCGCCCCTGCCGGTTTGGCAAATCAAGCTGAGCCAACTGGCGTCCGGCCTGTTCATCTTTGTGGTCATCGCCGTCGGCTGGAACCTCCGCCAAACCGCCCGCGGAGTGCCGTTGCTCGGTTCGGAAAATGTGACGCTCAAGTTTATGGGCTTCGCGCTGGGGGCGTGGGTTGTTTCGGGACTGTTCACCTTCTGCAACGTGTGCCCTGAGTGGAATGCCATTTTGCAATTCACGTACGCGAACACCGCACTGCGGCAACTCTTCGCGTGGGGCTTCTTCGCGATGGCGATGCTCGGCGGAATTTATTACGTGGCACCGCGTTTGCTCGGCTCGAATCTCGATTGGCCCTGCGGAGCACAGATAATTCGAGTCTTCCAATTAAACGCTGTGGGCGTAGTGATCATCACACTGGCAGGCGTGGGAATGGCTTGGGGGCACGGACAGGCGTTGCAACAAACCGGCATCGACGCCGCGGCATTGCAAACCAAAGCGATTATGCCATTGCGCATTGCGTTTCTTGGCGAGGTTTTATTTATGGTGAGCAGTTTGATTTTTCTGGGCAGTTTAATGTGCCTTTTGTTTCGCAACTGTTGCGGTGAATTGAGCCCGATGGCACTTTGGCGGCAGATTCGCGAAGGCGATCAAAATGAAACTGTTGAAACGGAAGGAAGCGCGCAATGA